One segment of Shewanella piezotolerans WP3 DNA contains the following:
- a CDS encoding 4-hydroxyproline epimerase, with the protein MLKGTYFCIDAHTCGNPVRLVTSGHPNLIGNTMSEKRQHFLREYDWIRKGLMFEPRGHDMMSGAFLYPPCSDNADASILFIETSGCLPMCGHGTIGTVTAAIESGLLTAKTPGKLIIDVPAGQIKIDYQETSNKIDWVKIYNVPAYLAHQDVILDIPDLGTLKVDVSYGGNYYVIVDPQENFPGLRHWTAADILRWSPIVRQVAHEQLTCIHPYDPTVNGVTHVLWTGETITSGSDGANAVFYGDKAIDRSPCGTGTSARLAQLYAKGLLQTGDEYTHESIIGSQFVGRIEEAVQVGEFSGIMPSIKGWARITGNNAITIDDADPYAFGFQVV; encoded by the coding sequence ATGCTGAAAGGCACTTATTTTTGCATTGATGCACATACATGCGGTAACCCGGTAAGGCTGGTAACTAGTGGTCACCCCAACCTAATCGGTAATACGATGAGCGAGAAAAGACAACATTTTCTTCGCGAATATGATTGGATCCGCAAGGGGCTTATGTTTGAGCCTAGAGGCCACGATATGATGTCAGGTGCCTTCCTCTACCCACCATGTTCAGATAATGCGGACGCATCGATTCTATTTATTGAAACAAGTGGCTGCCTGCCAATGTGCGGTCATGGCACCATAGGTACAGTCACTGCCGCCATAGAGTCCGGATTATTAACGGCTAAAACTCCCGGGAAGCTCATCATTGATGTTCCCGCGGGTCAAATCAAAATTGATTATCAAGAAACGTCCAACAAAATAGATTGGGTAAAAATTTATAATGTCCCAGCCTATCTCGCCCATCAAGACGTAATACTAGATATTCCCGACTTAGGCACGCTAAAGGTGGATGTCTCATACGGCGGTAATTACTATGTGATTGTTGATCCACAAGAAAATTTTCCAGGATTACGACATTGGACAGCTGCAGATATTTTACGCTGGAGTCCGATAGTTAGACAGGTAGCTCATGAACAGCTCACCTGTATTCACCCATATGACCCTACAGTAAATGGCGTTACCCATGTACTTTGGACGGGTGAAACTATCACCTCCGGTTCCGATGGCGCTAACGCAGTATTTTACGGTGATAAAGCGATAGATCGCTCGCCATGCGGAACAGGAACCAGCGCGAGGCTTGCACAACTTTATGCAAAAGGACTTTTGCAAACGGGCGATGAGTATACCCACGAAAGCATTATCGGTAGTCAATTTGTAGGACGGATAGAAGAAGCGGTACAAGTCGGTGAGTTCTCTGGGATTATGCCAAGTATTAAAGGCTGGGCCAGGATAACTGGCAACAATGCCATCACCATTGATGATGCCGATCCATACGCCTTCG
- a CDS encoding dihydrodipicolinate synthase family protein, with protein MKVNWQGVFPAISTQFNEGGTINYESNARMLKELIRDGIDGIVALGTIGENASLSPEKKRSFIKHAVETVNGRVMPLLRLDTIPTPAQCIKFAEQILGRVSENVRMPRLPLLGEERTYVEQAIAQALETRIALDKYNID; from the coding sequence ATGAAAGTGAATTGGCAAGGTGTTTTCCCAGCTATCTCAACTCAATTTAATGAAGGTGGTACTATCAATTACGAGTCAAATGCTCGCATGTTGAAAGAGCTAATAAGAGATGGAATTGACGGAATTGTTGCGCTAGGTACCATTGGAGAAAATGCTTCTCTGAGCCCAGAAAAAAAACGTAGTTTTATCAAGCATGCCGTTGAAACCGTTAATGGTCGTGTTATGCCACTGCTAAGGCTTGATACTATCCCAACACCGGCCCAATGCATTAAATTTGCAGAACAAATACTAGGACGCGTTAGCGAAAATGTCCGTATGCCTCGCTTACCTTTACTCGGTGAAGAACGGACTTACGTTGAGCAAGCGATCGCTCAAGCACTAGAGACTCGTATTGCTCTAGATAAATACAACATCGACTAA